Proteins from one Periplaneta americana isolate PAMFEO1 chromosome 6, P.americana_PAMFEO1_priV1, whole genome shotgun sequence genomic window:
- the LOC138702110 gene encoding probable WRKY transcription factor protein 1 isoform X1: MDLHWVHSRLAETVTALSKRERASLSKSLQKYLQVIQPASMECEVRALRRELEETRAALRLQTVRCRQLVAAFTTKLQEKEAEVRAGRELRDRQLGRVLRALLVLEARLRREQRHIRQQLADRDDVIRAQQLEIQRHRQADKKMTSVGIQTGEENQESQENVEESLEKSGHSSTLDEKHDIDAWQGRKPQQDGLDESTSSQEDEPTRYRDLEPSQATAFVRFKKNKTNNFGSYRPISRRRDLSSVEKCFGNQDYNRIQPKNFQGQEREFKELTNAESHDLEDSMDNSCHEDELASRDLYKDYQHNPVLECVNQILLRDQEEMETTTYRQENTCKSDVKRFSYQCHSIKEEQDEENSTDGEEEEEDEEEVGKDTESQNSDNHKPSSDKESCVEENKDTSNEPLRWSAKEKTPSPPVKAQLLEEKACLLMASQRLTIVRNLEFEELDKKDTTNESQNVSSCPQQTKNGFQSGKNQVPPALPPKPPQLGAKGLYQKKLNNARLNQNGQHSANIQHPIVNGNSGSQEQKTSSNYRPDHQDVNHNLHENSECKNLDHILKTNHQDTRAPLVPEKPRQRQILSNGSLKLALNQESMTNGHDHHQEKNNNNFSITSPSIEEKIDNLNISDFQNHSSSTRHQVRSAGSVNGKNDNQVDGHTTNRHNHEQRRIKTNAHNHTPPLKGSLEELSTPPKTPPAISKNNHCGKIRVGSSVSSLITGSSGNSIVNELTKGESNRGLVLPKVSQIVRRFEDLGTGMGRESPDEDEEDDDGNNALRRNFEEFKLEDVDMDSVGSGEDGGRPAGDGAEARAAVVQNGNSNGGGGSGGSYEHFLEATGLSQKSILTPSRMYSNHRHVLKPKDVKHRSRVLKAAAGNNGSTGPVVKYWIEPFL; the protein is encoded by the exons ATGGAGTGCGAGGTGCGGGCACTCCGGCGAGAGCTGGAGGAGACTCGGGCGGCGCTGCGCCTGCAGACGGTTCGCTGCCGCCAGCTGGTGGCCGCCTTCACCACCAAGCTGCAGGAGAAGGAGGCGGAGGTGCGCGCGGGACGCGAACTGCGGGACCGCCAGCTGGGCCGCGTGCTCAGGGCGCTGCTCGTGCTGGAGGCGCGTCTGCGCAGAGAGCAGCGCCACATCCGCCAGCAGCTCGCCGACCGCGATGACGTCATTCGCGCCCAGCAGCTCGAGATTCAGCGACACAGACAG GCTGACAAAAAGATGACGAGCGTCGGCATACAAACTGGGGAGGAAAACCAAGAAAGTCAAGAGAATGTGGAGGAGTCACTGGAGAAATCGGGACACAGTTCTACGCTGGACGAAAAGCACGACATCGACGCCTGGCAGGGGAGGAAACCGCAGCAGGACGGCCTGGACGAGAGCACGTCCTCTCAGGAGGACGAACCCACGCGCTACCGAGATCTCGAGCCTTCACAGGCCACGGCCTTCGTGAGGTTCAAGAAGAACAAAACCAACAACTTCGGCTCGTACAGACCCATCTCGAGGCGCAGGGATTTGTCCAGTGTTGAGAAGTGTTTCGGTAATCAGGATTACAACAGAATTCAGCCGAAGAATTTTCAAGGACAAGAACGCGAGTTCAAAGAACTGACCAATGCAGAGTCACACGACCTGGAGGACAGCATGGATAACAGCTGTCACGAGGATGAACTAGCTAGCAGAGACCTGTACAAAGATTACCAACACAATCCTGTGTTAGAGTGTGTGAATCAGATTCTGCTTCGAGATCAAGAGGAAATGGAAACCACAACGTATCGGCAGGAAAACACGTGCAAGAGCGATGTCAAGAGATTCAGTTATCAATGCCATAGTATTAAAGAGGAACAAGATGAGGAGAACAGCACCGAcggggaagaagaggaggaggatgaGGAGGAAGTGGGGAAAGATACAGAAAGCCAAAACAGCGACAACCACAAACCAAGCTCTGATAAGGAAAGCTGCGTAGAAGAAAACAAAGACACATCAAACGAGCCTCTCAGATGGTCAGCCAAAGAGAAGACACCGTCCCCTCCAGTCAAAGCTCAGCTGCTAGAAGAGAAAGCCTGCCTACTCATGGCGTCGCAACGTCTAACCATAGTCCGAAATCTCGAGTTTGAAGAACTGGATAAGAAAGATACAACGAATGAAAGTCAGAATGTTTCTAGTTGTCCTCAACAGACAAAGAACGGATTTCAATCTGGAAAAAATCAAGTACCTCCAGCATTGCCTCCAAAACCGCCCCAGTTAGGAGCTAAAGGattgtaccagaagaaactgAACAATGCCAGGTTGAACCAAAACGGTCAGCATTCCGCAAATATTCAACATCCCATTGTGAACGGGAACTCTGGAAGTCAAGAACAGAAAACGTCCTCGAACTACAGGCCTGACCATCAGGATGTCAACCATAACTTACACGAGAACTCTGAATGCAAGAATCTAGATCACATTTTGAAGACCAATCATCAGGACACACGAGCACCTCTCGTACCTGAGAAACCTCGCCAACGACAGATTCTCAGCAACGGAAGTCTCAAACTGGCGTTGAACCAAGAATCGATGACTAACGGCCACGACCATCACCAAGAGAAAAACAACAATAACTTCTCCATCACTTCACCGAGCATTGAAGAGAAAATTGACAATTTGAACATATCTGATTTCCAGAATCATTCCAGTAGTACGAGGCACCAAGTGAGAAGCGCAGGAAGTGTCAACGGCAAGAATGATAATCAAGTCGATGGGCACACCACAAACCGACACAATCACGAACAGAGACGTATTAAAACGAATGCTCACAATCATACACCACCTCTGAAGGGAAGTCTCGAGGAACTGTCGACTCCGCCGAAAACTCCGCCAGCTATAAGTAAGAACAACCACTGCGGAAAGATACGAGTGGGATCGTCTGTGTCCTCTCTGATCACCGGATCGTCGGGAAACAGCATCGTCAACGAACTGACGAAAGGCGAGTCTAACAGAGGACTGGTGCTGCCTAAGGTCTCACAGATTGTGAGGAGGTTTGAAGACCTGGGCACTGGGATGGGCAGAGAGTCTCCAGATGAAGACGAGGAAGACGACGACGGCAACAACGCTCTGAGACGCAACTTCGAGGAGTTCAAGTTGGAGGACGTGGACATGGACAGCGTCGGCAGCGGGGAGGACGGGGGTCGGCCTGCAGGGGATGGCGCCGAGGCGCGCGCAGCCGTGGTCCAAAACGGCAACAGCAACGGCGGAGGGGGGAGCGGAGGCAGCTACGAGCACTTCCTGGAGGCGACGGGGCTCAGCCAGAAGTCAATTCTGACGCCGAGCCGCATGTATAGCAACCACAGGCACGTGCTCAAGCCCAAAGACGTGAAGCATCGCAGCCGGGTGCTCAAGGCGGCGGCGGGCAACAACGGGAGCACCGGGCCTGTGGTCAAGTACTGGATCGAGCCCTTCCTCTGA
- the LOC138702110 gene encoding probable WRKY transcription factor protein 1 isoform X2 — translation MAIMCFKNPNLFFPQDGSVKTIGIMERKQAMECEVRALRRELEETRAALRLQTVRCRQLVAAFTTKLQEKEAEVRAGRELRDRQLGRVLRALLVLEARLRREQRHIRQQLADRDDVIRAQQLEIQRHRQADKKMTSVGIQTGEENQESQENVEESLEKSGHSSTLDEKHDIDAWQGRKPQQDGLDESTSSQEDEPTRYRDLEPSQATAFVRFKKNKTNNFGSYRPISRRRDLSSVEKCFGNQDYNRIQPKNFQGQEREFKELTNAESHDLEDSMDNSCHEDELASRDLYKDYQHNPVLECVNQILLRDQEEMETTTYRQENTCKSDVKRFSYQCHSIKEEQDEENSTDGEEEEEDEEEVGKDTESQNSDNHKPSSDKESCVEENKDTSNEPLRWSAKEKTPSPPVKAQLLEEKACLLMASQRLTIVRNLEFEELDKKDTTNESQNVSSCPQQTKNGFQSGKNQVPPALPPKPPQLGAKGLYQKKLNNARLNQNGQHSANIQHPIVNGNSGSQEQKTSSNYRPDHQDVNHNLHENSECKNLDHILKTNHQDTRAPLVPEKPRQRQILSNGSLKLALNQESMTNGHDHHQEKNNNNFSITSPSIEEKIDNLNISDFQNHSSSTRHQVRSAGSVNGKNDNQVDGHTTNRHNHEQRRIKTNAHNHTPPLKGSLEELSTPPKTPPAISKNNHCGKIRVGSSVSSLITGSSGNSIVNELTKGESNRGLVLPKVSQIVRRFEDLGTGMGRESPDEDEEDDDGNNALRRNFEEFKLEDVDMDSVGSGEDGGRPAGDGAEARAAVVQNGNSNGGGGSGGSYEHFLEATGLSQKSILTPSRMYSNHRHVLKPKDVKHRSRVLKAAAGNNGSTGPVVKYWIEPFL, via the exons ATGGCCATAATGTGCTTCAAGAATCCGAATTTGTTTTTCCCACAAGATGGAAGTGTGAAAACTATAGGCATAATGGAAAGAAAACAAGCT ATGGAGTGCGAGGTGCGGGCACTCCGGCGAGAGCTGGAGGAGACTCGGGCGGCGCTGCGCCTGCAGACGGTTCGCTGCCGCCAGCTGGTGGCCGCCTTCACCACCAAGCTGCAGGAGAAGGAGGCGGAGGTGCGCGCGGGACGCGAACTGCGGGACCGCCAGCTGGGCCGCGTGCTCAGGGCGCTGCTCGTGCTGGAGGCGCGTCTGCGCAGAGAGCAGCGCCACATCCGCCAGCAGCTCGCCGACCGCGATGACGTCATTCGCGCCCAGCAGCTCGAGATTCAGCGACACAGACAG GCTGACAAAAAGATGACGAGCGTCGGCATACAAACTGGGGAGGAAAACCAAGAAAGTCAAGAGAATGTGGAGGAGTCACTGGAGAAATCGGGACACAGTTCTACGCTGGACGAAAAGCACGACATCGACGCCTGGCAGGGGAGGAAACCGCAGCAGGACGGCCTGGACGAGAGCACGTCCTCTCAGGAGGACGAACCCACGCGCTACCGAGATCTCGAGCCTTCACAGGCCACGGCCTTCGTGAGGTTCAAGAAGAACAAAACCAACAACTTCGGCTCGTACAGACCCATCTCGAGGCGCAGGGATTTGTCCAGTGTTGAGAAGTGTTTCGGTAATCAGGATTACAACAGAATTCAGCCGAAGAATTTTCAAGGACAAGAACGCGAGTTCAAAGAACTGACCAATGCAGAGTCACACGACCTGGAGGACAGCATGGATAACAGCTGTCACGAGGATGAACTAGCTAGCAGAGACCTGTACAAAGATTACCAACACAATCCTGTGTTAGAGTGTGTGAATCAGATTCTGCTTCGAGATCAAGAGGAAATGGAAACCACAACGTATCGGCAGGAAAACACGTGCAAGAGCGATGTCAAGAGATTCAGTTATCAATGCCATAGTATTAAAGAGGAACAAGATGAGGAGAACAGCACCGAcggggaagaagaggaggaggatgaGGAGGAAGTGGGGAAAGATACAGAAAGCCAAAACAGCGACAACCACAAACCAAGCTCTGATAAGGAAAGCTGCGTAGAAGAAAACAAAGACACATCAAACGAGCCTCTCAGATGGTCAGCCAAAGAGAAGACACCGTCCCCTCCAGTCAAAGCTCAGCTGCTAGAAGAGAAAGCCTGCCTACTCATGGCGTCGCAACGTCTAACCATAGTCCGAAATCTCGAGTTTGAAGAACTGGATAAGAAAGATACAACGAATGAAAGTCAGAATGTTTCTAGTTGTCCTCAACAGACAAAGAACGGATTTCAATCTGGAAAAAATCAAGTACCTCCAGCATTGCCTCCAAAACCGCCCCAGTTAGGAGCTAAAGGattgtaccagaagaaactgAACAATGCCAGGTTGAACCAAAACGGTCAGCATTCCGCAAATATTCAACATCCCATTGTGAACGGGAACTCTGGAAGTCAAGAACAGAAAACGTCCTCGAACTACAGGCCTGACCATCAGGATGTCAACCATAACTTACACGAGAACTCTGAATGCAAGAATCTAGATCACATTTTGAAGACCAATCATCAGGACACACGAGCACCTCTCGTACCTGAGAAACCTCGCCAACGACAGATTCTCAGCAACGGAAGTCTCAAACTGGCGTTGAACCAAGAATCGATGACTAACGGCCACGACCATCACCAAGAGAAAAACAACAATAACTTCTCCATCACTTCACCGAGCATTGAAGAGAAAATTGACAATTTGAACATATCTGATTTCCAGAATCATTCCAGTAGTACGAGGCACCAAGTGAGAAGCGCAGGAAGTGTCAACGGCAAGAATGATAATCAAGTCGATGGGCACACCACAAACCGACACAATCACGAACAGAGACGTATTAAAACGAATGCTCACAATCATACACCACCTCTGAAGGGAAGTCTCGAGGAACTGTCGACTCCGCCGAAAACTCCGCCAGCTATAAGTAAGAACAACCACTGCGGAAAGATACGAGTGGGATCGTCTGTGTCCTCTCTGATCACCGGATCGTCGGGAAACAGCATCGTCAACGAACTGACGAAAGGCGAGTCTAACAGAGGACTGGTGCTGCCTAAGGTCTCACAGATTGTGAGGAGGTTTGAAGACCTGGGCACTGGGATGGGCAGAGAGTCTCCAGATGAAGACGAGGAAGACGACGACGGCAACAACGCTCTGAGACGCAACTTCGAGGAGTTCAAGTTGGAGGACGTGGACATGGACAGCGTCGGCAGCGGGGAGGACGGGGGTCGGCCTGCAGGGGATGGCGCCGAGGCGCGCGCAGCCGTGGTCCAAAACGGCAACAGCAACGGCGGAGGGGGGAGCGGAGGCAGCTACGAGCACTTCCTGGAGGCGACGGGGCTCAGCCAGAAGTCAATTCTGACGCCGAGCCGCATGTATAGCAACCACAGGCACGTGCTCAAGCCCAAAGACGTGAAGCATCGCAGCCGGGTGCTCAAGGCGGCGGCGGGCAACAACGGGAGCACCGGGCCTGTGGTCAAGTACTGGATCGAGCCCTTCCTCTGA
- the LOC138702110 gene encoding probable WRKY transcription factor protein 1 isoform X3, with the protein MKFSTEKKTTLCIYTEAEYGTEKMECEVRALRRELEETRAALRLQTVRCRQLVAAFTTKLQEKEAEVRAGRELRDRQLGRVLRALLVLEARLRREQRHIRQQLADRDDVIRAQQLEIQRHRQADKKMTSVGIQTGEENQESQENVEESLEKSGHSSTLDEKHDIDAWQGRKPQQDGLDESTSSQEDEPTRYRDLEPSQATAFVRFKKNKTNNFGSYRPISRRRDLSSVEKCFGNQDYNRIQPKNFQGQEREFKELTNAESHDLEDSMDNSCHEDELASRDLYKDYQHNPVLECVNQILLRDQEEMETTTYRQENTCKSDVKRFSYQCHSIKEEQDEENSTDGEEEEEDEEEVGKDTESQNSDNHKPSSDKESCVEENKDTSNEPLRWSAKEKTPSPPVKAQLLEEKACLLMASQRLTIVRNLEFEELDKKDTTNESQNVSSCPQQTKNGFQSGKNQVPPALPPKPPQLGAKGLYQKKLNNARLNQNGQHSANIQHPIVNGNSGSQEQKTSSNYRPDHQDVNHNLHENSECKNLDHILKTNHQDTRAPLVPEKPRQRQILSNGSLKLALNQESMTNGHDHHQEKNNNNFSITSPSIEEKIDNLNISDFQNHSSSTRHQVRSAGSVNGKNDNQVDGHTTNRHNHEQRRIKTNAHNHTPPLKGSLEELSTPPKTPPAISKNNHCGKIRVGSSVSSLITGSSGNSIVNELTKGESNRGLVLPKVSQIVRRFEDLGTGMGRESPDEDEEDDDGNNALRRNFEEFKLEDVDMDSVGSGEDGGRPAGDGAEARAAVVQNGNSNGGGGSGGSYEHFLEATGLSQKSILTPSRMYSNHRHVLKPKDVKHRSRVLKAAAGNNGSTGPVVKYWIEPFL; encoded by the exons ATGGAGTGCGAGGTGCGGGCACTCCGGCGAGAGCTGGAGGAGACTCGGGCGGCGCTGCGCCTGCAGACGGTTCGCTGCCGCCAGCTGGTGGCCGCCTTCACCACCAAGCTGCAGGAGAAGGAGGCGGAGGTGCGCGCGGGACGCGAACTGCGGGACCGCCAGCTGGGCCGCGTGCTCAGGGCGCTGCTCGTGCTGGAGGCGCGTCTGCGCAGAGAGCAGCGCCACATCCGCCAGCAGCTCGCCGACCGCGATGACGTCATTCGCGCCCAGCAGCTCGAGATTCAGCGACACAGACAG GCTGACAAAAAGATGACGAGCGTCGGCATACAAACTGGGGAGGAAAACCAAGAAAGTCAAGAGAATGTGGAGGAGTCACTGGAGAAATCGGGACACAGTTCTACGCTGGACGAAAAGCACGACATCGACGCCTGGCAGGGGAGGAAACCGCAGCAGGACGGCCTGGACGAGAGCACGTCCTCTCAGGAGGACGAACCCACGCGCTACCGAGATCTCGAGCCTTCACAGGCCACGGCCTTCGTGAGGTTCAAGAAGAACAAAACCAACAACTTCGGCTCGTACAGACCCATCTCGAGGCGCAGGGATTTGTCCAGTGTTGAGAAGTGTTTCGGTAATCAGGATTACAACAGAATTCAGCCGAAGAATTTTCAAGGACAAGAACGCGAGTTCAAAGAACTGACCAATGCAGAGTCACACGACCTGGAGGACAGCATGGATAACAGCTGTCACGAGGATGAACTAGCTAGCAGAGACCTGTACAAAGATTACCAACACAATCCTGTGTTAGAGTGTGTGAATCAGATTCTGCTTCGAGATCAAGAGGAAATGGAAACCACAACGTATCGGCAGGAAAACACGTGCAAGAGCGATGTCAAGAGATTCAGTTATCAATGCCATAGTATTAAAGAGGAACAAGATGAGGAGAACAGCACCGAcggggaagaagaggaggaggatgaGGAGGAAGTGGGGAAAGATACAGAAAGCCAAAACAGCGACAACCACAAACCAAGCTCTGATAAGGAAAGCTGCGTAGAAGAAAACAAAGACACATCAAACGAGCCTCTCAGATGGTCAGCCAAAGAGAAGACACCGTCCCCTCCAGTCAAAGCTCAGCTGCTAGAAGAGAAAGCCTGCCTACTCATGGCGTCGCAACGTCTAACCATAGTCCGAAATCTCGAGTTTGAAGAACTGGATAAGAAAGATACAACGAATGAAAGTCAGAATGTTTCTAGTTGTCCTCAACAGACAAAGAACGGATTTCAATCTGGAAAAAATCAAGTACCTCCAGCATTGCCTCCAAAACCGCCCCAGTTAGGAGCTAAAGGattgtaccagaagaaactgAACAATGCCAGGTTGAACCAAAACGGTCAGCATTCCGCAAATATTCAACATCCCATTGTGAACGGGAACTCTGGAAGTCAAGAACAGAAAACGTCCTCGAACTACAGGCCTGACCATCAGGATGTCAACCATAACTTACACGAGAACTCTGAATGCAAGAATCTAGATCACATTTTGAAGACCAATCATCAGGACACACGAGCACCTCTCGTACCTGAGAAACCTCGCCAACGACAGATTCTCAGCAACGGAAGTCTCAAACTGGCGTTGAACCAAGAATCGATGACTAACGGCCACGACCATCACCAAGAGAAAAACAACAATAACTTCTCCATCACTTCACCGAGCATTGAAGAGAAAATTGACAATTTGAACATATCTGATTTCCAGAATCATTCCAGTAGTACGAGGCACCAAGTGAGAAGCGCAGGAAGTGTCAACGGCAAGAATGATAATCAAGTCGATGGGCACACCACAAACCGACACAATCACGAACAGAGACGTATTAAAACGAATGCTCACAATCATACACCACCTCTGAAGGGAAGTCTCGAGGAACTGTCGACTCCGCCGAAAACTCCGCCAGCTATAAGTAAGAACAACCACTGCGGAAAGATACGAGTGGGATCGTCTGTGTCCTCTCTGATCACCGGATCGTCGGGAAACAGCATCGTCAACGAACTGACGAAAGGCGAGTCTAACAGAGGACTGGTGCTGCCTAAGGTCTCACAGATTGTGAGGAGGTTTGAAGACCTGGGCACTGGGATGGGCAGAGAGTCTCCAGATGAAGACGAGGAAGACGACGACGGCAACAACGCTCTGAGACGCAACTTCGAGGAGTTCAAGTTGGAGGACGTGGACATGGACAGCGTCGGCAGCGGGGAGGACGGGGGTCGGCCTGCAGGGGATGGCGCCGAGGCGCGCGCAGCCGTGGTCCAAAACGGCAACAGCAACGGCGGAGGGGGGAGCGGAGGCAGCTACGAGCACTTCCTGGAGGCGACGGGGCTCAGCCAGAAGTCAATTCTGACGCCGAGCCGCATGTATAGCAACCACAGGCACGTGCTCAAGCCCAAAGACGTGAAGCATCGCAGCCGGGTGCTCAAGGCGGCGGCGGGCAACAACGGGAGCACCGGGCCTGTGGTCAAGTACTGGATCGAGCCCTTCCTCTGA